Genomic DNA from Hordeum vulgare subsp. vulgare chromosome 2H, MorexV3_pseudomolecules_assembly, whole genome shotgun sequence:
ctcacaaacacgttagtctcttaacctataagtcttcaatacaccaaaatcaccaagggacactagatgcacttacacctctCAATCCTTACAGTCGATCAATAAAATAGAATTAAGCGTATGTTTGGATGTGACCAAAACTCACCTAGCATTTTTTGGTACTTTTATATGTGGTTGTTCTCACCGTATATTGTATATACATAGTTGTGTTTATACGATGTGTAAACACTTGGCTCCTAAGAGCTTCTTCAACAACAACCTAATAATTTGGTGCCCCAAAACTGGTTTTACACGTGAAAAGAGAAGGTTTTTCGTCACTAGAAAGGTTTATGCTTCTGCAGTAGGCCAGAAATGGTGTCTTAAAATTTGGCGTTATTTTTTTCTGTATTAAGAGTTGCATACATATCCAAACACACTATGACATTGTAATTAAAATTTGCAGCCTCACAATACAGATAATCAACAACATTTCAATATTCAAGTTCAAATCCATAACATTTCAAGTAAAATCTTGGGATGTAACACAAATGTACTGCAGAAAAGTTTCCTCATCCACACTACATATTCCAAATTTGAAGAAAATACACAAGCATCGGATCACAAGCGCATACAAAATTTAAAATCACATGAAATTCAATGAAAACCAGATAATTGTTTACCTCTCGGTCATTTCACCGAACATATTGGGAATGCGAGCGGTTGTGGTGACGTGTGATGCATGTGGGTTCTCATGCGACGGTGTGACGGGAAGTGACCCTATGCGTTGCCGGAGGAGCAACTACGGTTGTGGAAGGGATCGACAACGACAGGGATATCATCTCGTCGTTGCCTTCTTCGCGCGGGCAGGCGGGCAGCGACCATGGCCGATGAATTCTGTGGTGGCCTCTTCTTGACAACCTTCCTCGCTCACGTGGGAACTTGGATGTGATGACACGGCCCTTAGGTGCATTCCTGCCCGTGGCAGCACAAGCTTTTGGCACCAGACCACCTTTAGCTTGTCGTCATCGCTGGCGGGAACCACATAAGGGACGATTGTGGCGCGGTGGGAGTAACATTGAGACTAGCAGCGGCGGTGGGCATGCCAAAGACGTCTTCCATGACATATCGGTGGCCGACGACGATTGTAGTAGAAAACGATTTGATGGGTTCCGAAACAATAATTTTGATTCTGAGTTGGCCACTAGTGATGATGCAAATTTGCTTCCGTCGTAGCAATATTTTGGACATGATCTAAAATGTTTTGATCACCGTATAGCAATTGGCTGCGGCAGTTTATTTTTGGTTTTTGGCCCAAGTGACCAAACCGCTTTTTAGGGTTATTGTTGGTTCGCTAAAACCGCAAGTGACTCGTTAGCAGCACTAGCTCTACACGCACTAGGCTGTGTCCACCCCAATTTCAACACGAACCCCAAGCCTGTAGATCCAGATTCCTGTCTTCCAGCCGCAGCTCGGTAAGGAGGAGTCCAGCGCCATGGTAACCTCCTCCCCTTCCCCGCGTCTCGTCCCCTcctccccacctccccacctcccCAGTTCGTGGGATCTGGCCACCTAATCCTTGTTTCTTGGCGTGATTTTTAGTCGGCGCTGTTCAACTTCAACTCCTTCCTCATAGTGGTGCTGCTGGTGATCTGCACCTGCACCTACATCAAGATGCAGTTCCCTGCCATCCTCAACGATCGCACCGGGTATTTTTCTACGCTGACTTCCCAGATTGAAAAGTCATTGGGTATTTCTTCGTGAGCGATCTGATCTACGCGATccgtctttcctttttttttctttccgtaAAGGCAAATAGTCGTACTGTCAAAATCAGCATAAATATTGAATATGAATTCTCGATGGGGCTGCGATAATGCAACATGTAGTAGTTGGGTCTAGGGCA
This window encodes:
- the LOC123426347 gene encoding protein kish, translating into MSALFNFNSFLIVVLLVICTCTYIKMQFPAILNDRTGFRGFFWKAARIGERLSPWVAFGCFAMGVSTIFF